In Anabrus simplex isolate iqAnaSimp1 chromosome 4, ASM4041472v1, whole genome shotgun sequence, a single genomic region encodes these proteins:
- the LOC136871587 gene encoding general transcription factor 3C polypeptide 3 isoform X2, with product MSSQENPGNSNPNSSSVMDMEIVVDELDPDSLPVAEENATYTYLGGPSMVFENESGKAQEDSGREDYLDSEEEEEGEEEYMCWENDPNELIGLIPKEKEVELTNRFLEGELTFSEYAAMMEGNEVEENNTESPYIVSSAAVDAFERDLVAATKRKGKGSNKSDDFVWRRRRNALPPVLRGLMGEANLSYIRGDRDTAIKLCLEVIRQQPTASEPFSTLAVLYEEMGAADKAMQFALIAAHLSPQEPQQWIRLAESSEKQGNLKQAITCYSKAIIADPSDVNTHIKRCCLLDDLGDKKASLRGYVKLLSILPPEDSSTIINISRNVAQRYHEDGELGKAREALEVAFNKCSQLITSEMVNLMLELVIGLQDYTSGLNYMIQYCSIEVEAVSDENESNGNDEPTLKILSCNIPNTLPADLQAKFVILMVHMKAFHLVDGLITFLLENLNPELYGDLFLDVAEALMKEKKFQDALRLLNPLVRSANYSLAAVWLRQGECLKECKNLEEACEAYETVVSLAPQHLEARVMLSSLYRELGDVEKAIGVLTQDAESDVLHPSLLYKRCMLLKEAGGKAEEFLAVGQLLLSRHCTRIRNRDELHALTRLRRLGKKSEALKEVRAYRGESELDHDGPDFEVGQNEPTVEEEWQLFLDLCKTCYDLKQFPLLQRLSFSALGSKKFHVAEKVQEIEFICLLACFYNGDAYYGYNFARDHILKHMNWPRIWNFFNLVIQRADDVRHNRFIMRLLARSTDHKALTLLHANNCLVAGTYKYALSEYATFFKENPCAPVAFLIGVTLFQMACQKFSAKKHSLVTQGLSFLWQYKKLRGEMGEQECDYNLGRAFHQLGLLPAAIHHYKLCLNFSSPLTEQYPQILDLKREAAFNLHLIYLHSGAPDIARSYIEKYIVI from the coding sequence ATGTCTTCTCAAGAAAATCCTGGTAATTCCAACCCCAACAGTTCTTCAGTAATGGATATGGAAATCGTGGTGGATGAATTAGATCCCGACTCGCTGCCAGTGGCTGAGGAGAATGCAACCTACACCTATCTTGGAGGGCCAAGCATGGTCTTCGAAAATGAATCTGGGAAAGCTCAAGAAGATAGTGGCAGAGAAGACTACCTTgattctgaagaagaagaagaaggagaagaagagtatATGTGCTGGGAAAATGATCCAAATGAATTAATTGGGCTTATTCCAAAGGAGAAGGAAGTAGAACTCACCAATCGCTTCCTTGAAGGAGAACTGACCTTTAGTGAGTATGCTGCGATGATGGAAGGAAATGAAGTAGAGGAGAATAATACTGAATCTCCTTATATTGTATCTAGTGCAGCAGTGGATGCTTTTGAACGAGATCTTGTCGCGGCCACCAAACGGAAAGGAAAAGGCAGTAACAAATCGGATGATTTTGTTTGGCGACGACGGCGTAATGCTTTGCCACCAGTACTACGAGGTTTGATGGGTGAAGCAAATCTTAGTTACATTCGAGGCGATAGGGATACAGCTATTAAATTATGCTTGGAAGTTATAAGACAGCAGCCTACAGCTTCAGAACCCTTTAGTACCCTAGCAGTATTGTATGAAGAAATGGGAGCAGCTGACAAAGCAATGCAGTTTGCCCTGATTGCAGCCCATTTAAGCCCACAAGAACCTCAACAATGGATTCGTTTAGCTGAAAGTTCAGAAAAACAGGGCAACTTGAAACAGGCTATAACCTGTTATTCGAAGGCTATCATTGCTGATCCTTCAGATGTTAACACCCATATAAAGCGTTGCTGCTTACTTGATGATCTTGGAGATAAGAAAGCTTCCCTGAGAGGATATGTTAAGTTATTAAGTATATTACCCCCTGAGGACAGTTCTACAATCATCAATATATCCAGGAATGTTGCCCAAAGGTACCATGAAGATGGCGAGTTGGGTAAAGCAAGAGAAGCTCTGGAGGTCGCTTTCAATAAATGTTCTCAGCTAATTACTTCAGAGATGGTGAATCTCATGCTAgaattggttattggtttgcaaGATTACACTAGCGGTCTCAATTACATGATTCAGTATTGCAGTATTGAAGTTGAAGCAGTGTCAGATGAAAATGAAAGCAATGGAAATGATGAACCTACATTAAAAATACTATCATGTAATATTCCAAATACTTTACCTGCTGATTTACAGGCCAAGTTTGTTATCCTTATGGTACACATGAAGGCATTTCATTTAGTGGACGGTCTTATAACATTTCTATTGGAAAACCTAAATCCTGAGTTATATGGTGATTTATTTTTAGACGTTGCTGAAGCTTTAATGAAGGAAAAAAAATTTCAGGATGCTTTAAGACTCTTAAATCCCTTGGTTAGGAGTGCAAATTATAGTTTAGCTGCTGTATGGTTACGCCAAGGTGAATGCCTGAAAGAGTGTAAAAATTTGGAAGAAGCTTGTGAAGCATACGAAACTGTTGTATCTCTGGCTCCACAACATCTAGAAGCTCGTGTGATGTTGTCTAGTCTGTATCGTGAGTTGGGAGATGTGGAAAAGGCCATTGGTGTTTTAACCCAAGATGCTGAATCTGATGTTCTTCACCCAAGTTTACTCTATAAGAGGTGTATGCTCCTAAAGGAAGCAGGAGGAAAAGCCGAAGAATTTCTGGCTGTTGGACAACTTCTTTTGTCAAGACACTGCACTCGAATTCGTAATCGAGATGAGCTCCACGCCCTCACTCGACTGAGAAGGCTAGGTAAGAAGAGCGAAGCTCTTAAAGAAGTGCGAGCATATCGCGGTGAATCCGAGTTGGATCACGATGGTCCAGACTTTGAAGTTGGCCAGAATGAGCCTACTGTGGAAGAAGAATGGCAGTTGTTTCTAGATTTGTGCAAAACTTGTTATGATTTGAAACAATTTCCTTTGCTTCAAAGACTTTCATTTTCTGCTCTTGGTTCAAAGAAGTTTCATGTGGCAGAAAAAGTCCAAGAGATTGAATTCATTTGTCTCCTTGCATGTTTTTATAACGGTGATGCTTATTATGGTTATAATTTTGCTCGTGATCATATCCTAAAACACATGAACTGGCCTCGTATCTGGAATTTTTTTAACCTTGTAATTCAGCGTGCAGATGATGTTCGTCATAATCGGTTTATTATGCGACTTCTAGCCCGTAGCACCGACCATAAAGCTTTGACATTGCTTCATGCTAACAATTGTTTGGTAGCAGGAACTTATAAATATGCATTAAGTGAATATGCAACATTCTTCAAGGAAAATCCTTGTGCTCCAGTTGCTTTCCTAATCGGTGTCACACTGTTTCAAATGGCTTGCCAGAAATTTTCTGCCAAGAAACATTCCTTGGTAACTCAAGGTTTGTCTTTCTTGTGGCAGTATAAGAAATTACGTGGTGAAATGGGTGAACAAGAATGCGACTATAACTTGGGTCGTGCATTTCATCAGTTAGGACTTCTTCCTGCTGCAATTCATCATTACAAGTTGTGTTTGAATTTCTCCTCTCCTCTGACAGAGCAATATCCTCAAATACTGGACCTTAAGCGTGAAGCTGCTTTCAACCTTCATCTTATCTACCTGCATTCTGGGGCTCCAGACATTGCTCGCAGCTATATTGAAAAGTATATTGTAATataa